The region AAGCACCATCCGCTCTTTCTCGGGCAGATCTTCAATCGCATCCGCCAGGCGCTGTTTCATCTCGCCCTTGAGACACCGAAACAGCGGATCGTCCTCCGGCGAGCCTGGAATGTAAGCCAGCTCCTCATCCCCTGAGTCCTCAGAGCGCTCAATGTGCAGGCTGCCAATCTCCAATCCTTTGAGATCGCCGAGCAGCTGCTGATACTCCGCCAGCGATAGCTTCATCTCTGCGGCAATCTCCTGCTCCGTAGGGGCGCGGTGCAGACGTTGCGTGAGCGCGCGAATGGCTTCTTCCACGGCTCTTCCCTTCCTCCTTAGCTCGCGGGGACTCCAATCGAGCGTGCGCAGTGAATCCAGGATGGCTCCGCGAATCCGGAACTGGGCGTAGCTTTTGAACTGCACCTTCTTGCTGTGATCGAACTTGGAGAGCGCATCGATCAGTCCCACAACACCTGCGGATACAAGATCATCGAGATCCACGTGCTGCGGCAGGCGTTCATGAATGCGGCGGGCAATGTACCGGACCGCTGGAAGGTGCTCCATCAGGAGCATGTCTCGTTCGGTCGCAGCGGTATCGCTCTCACTCTTCTGCCCTGCACCGGTCTTCTCTGCGGTGAAAGACTTGCTTGCAGGCATCGCCTTCGCCTCCTCGTTCTCTTCACCAAGCCACTCTGGCCTGCACACGCCTGGTTCCATCAGATTCACTGAAATCGACCGTGCTGCACTCATCTCCACCTCCATCGCTCAACTCACTTCCTCATTCGGCTGCTACCCAACAGTGCCGATACTCTTCACCCGTATCTCGGGAGGAATCTCCACGGGGGAGAGAACGGTCACCTTAGGGAGGAATGGCTCCAGCCAGCGCCGGACGTGATATCGCGCCGGACTCGGACATAGGAGCACGGGAAGGGCCGAACCGGAGGAAGCTCCGATTAGCCGTTTCACAGAATCCACAAGGCTCCGCAGAAAATCCGCAGGCATTCCTCCGGAGCGCGCGCCATCACCAAGCAATAGATTGGCCCCCTGCGGATCGAACGTGCCTATGAGTTCGTTCTCGATTCTCTGATCGAGCATCAGAACCTTCAGTCCGCCATCGCTATCGAGCAGCGGATGCACGAGTCCCCGACCCAGCATCTGACGTACAGCCTCGACCAGGTGAACCAGAT is a window of Edaphobacter sp. 12200R-103 DNA encoding:
- a CDS encoding sigma-70 family RNA polymerase sigma factor, producing MSAARSISVNLMEPGVCRPEWLGEENEEAKAMPASKSFTAEKTGAGQKSESDTAATERDMLLMEHLPAVRYIARRIHERLPQHVDLDDLVSAGVVGLIDALSKFDHSKKVQFKSYAQFRIRGAILDSLRTLDWSPRELRRKGRAVEEAIRALTQRLHRAPTEQEIAAEMKLSLAEYQQLLGDLKGLEIGSLHIERSEDSGDEELAYIPGSPEDDPLFRCLKGEMKQRLADAIEDLPEKERMVLTLYYYEELTMREIGLTLGVVESRVSQIHSSAVLRLRSALAGLRPADSIKTTKSAVGRSLKQKSNFSRSR